In Argiope bruennichi chromosome 4, qqArgBrue1.1, whole genome shotgun sequence, a single window of DNA contains:
- the LOC129965950 gene encoding RWD domain-containing protein 4-like, whose protein sequence is MSCSELQDEELEVLLSIYDGDKCFRQLSPKCFQYKIGEDADPKSFLLEISWGPQYPEAPPSINLDSFYNKKLIPEVKKAIINKLLEEADMQIGTAMTYTLFECAKENAEKLTKLQPENFISSESTLAAEDKTVMEEAVSTKKEKKPQLTKQQKRKLAEKLDARGERPRGWDWVDVVKHLSQIGSKQTDSTS, encoded by the exons atgagctGTTCAGAACTTCAAGAT gAAGAATTAGAAGTGCTTTTATCAATATATGATGGAGATAAATGCTTTCGGCAACTCTCTCCTAAGTGTTTTCAGTACaaa ATTGGTGAAGATGCTGATCCAAAATCATTTCTTCTTGAAATATCTTGGGGCCCACAGTATCCAGAAGCACCTCCTTCTATTAATCtcgattctttttataataaaaaatt AATTCCAGAAGTGAAAAAggcaattataaacaaattattagaaGAG GCAGACATGCAGATTGGTACTGCCATGACATACACTCTTTTTGAATGTGCTAAAGAAAATGCTGAAAAACTTACAAAATTACAACCAGAAAATTTCATATCCTCAGAAAGTACACTAGCAGCTGAAGATAAAACAGTCATGGAAGAAGCG GTATCTACGAAGAAGGAGAAGAAGCCCCAGCTAACAAAACAGCAAAAGAGAAAGCTAGCTGAGAAACTTGATGCAAGGGGTGAACGTCCAAGAGGTTGGGATTGGGTGGATGTAGTGAAGCATCTTAGTCAAATTGGTTCAAAACAAACGGATTCAACTTCTTAA
- the LOC129965949 gene encoding P2X purinoceptor 4-like yields MVNCTSIVESLFSYETPKIVQIKSILVGVISRLIQLIIIAYIIGYAIVYQKGYQEFSDVESSVTTKVKGIAFTNFSNDAFNPKILHPDWYRRVWDVADFVVPPSENGATFIATNVIITANQTMGTCPEDPSISEALCNKTHNICIAGEVLPGGNGIMTGKCIENDRDNSISTCEINAWCPIENDIPPLKDATALLKASEDFTVLIKNFVDFPKFANAKRRNIKDTSDTDYLKSCLYDPQNSTDCPIFKLGDIVRWSGQKNYNDVASQGGVISVVIKWDCNLDFDKKYCFPTYEFNRLDDPDANLAPGWNFRYANYYADNVRTLYKMFGIRLTINVVGHAGKFRIVPLLQNVGAGLGLLALEVVICDIVVLYLVKKHNYYKSKKYEEVDPEDEPLIIVPEESRANHESILPIKRDMGDGYERLED; encoded by the exons ATGGTGAACTGCACAAGCATTGTGGAATCCTTATTTTCCTATGAAACTCCAAAAATTGTCCAAATTAAGAGCATATTGGTTGGGGTTATCAGTCGTCTTATACAGTTGATTATTATTGCCTACATAATAGG GTATGCTATTGTTTATCAAAAAGGTTATCAAGAATTCAGTGATGTTGAAAGCTCAGTTACCACAAAAGTAAAGGGTATTGCTTTTACAAACTTTTCTAATGATGCTTTTAACCCTAAAATTTTGCATCCTGATTGGTATCGTAGAGTTTGGGATGTTGCTGACTTTGTTGTGCCACCATCT GAAAATGGAGCTACATTTATAGCTACTAATGTAATCATTACTGCTAATCAAACCATGGGAACATGTCCTGAA GATCCATCAATTTCTGAAGCTCTTTGCAATAAAACACATAATATTTGTATTGCTGGGGAAGTCTTGCCGGGAGGAAATG GTATTATGACaggaaaatgcattgaaaatgatAGGGATAATTCAATATCAACTTGTGAAATAAATGCATGGTGCCCAATTGAAAATGATATACCGCCTTT gaaAGATGCAACAGCTCTCTTGAAGGCCAGTGAAgattttactgttttaataaagaattttgtagATTTTCCTAAATTTGCTAATGCCAAaag GCGCAACATAAAGGATACATCAGACACGGATTATTTGAAAAGTTGCCTTTATGATCCACAAAATTCTACTGACTGTCCTATCTTTAAACTTGGAGATATTGTACGATGGAGTGGgcagaaaaattataatgatgttGCTTCACAA gGTGGGGTTATTTCCGTAGTCATTAAATGGGACTGTAATcttgattttgataaaaagtattGCTTTCCTACATATGAATTTAATCGATTAGATGATCCTGATGCAAATTTAGCTCCTGGGTGGAATTTTAG gTATGCCAATTATTATGCTGATAATGTACGTACTTTGTACAAAATGTTTggtataagattaacaataaatgtGGTTGGTCATGCTGGAAAGTTTAGAATTGTTCCTCTTTTGCAAAATGTGGGAGCTGGATTGGGATTACTTGCATTG gaGGTTGTAATTTGTGATATAGTGGttctttatttagtaaaaaagcATAACTATTATAAATCAAAGAAGTATGAAGAAGTAGATCCTGAAGATGAACCATTGATAATAGtg CCTGAAGAATCCAGAGCTAATCATGAATCAATACTTCCAATAAAAAGAGATATGGGAGATGGGTACGAAAGACTTGAAGATTAA
- the LOC129967103 gene encoding replication factor C subunit 5-like has product MKMGEPLVTHNLPWVEKYRPEKLDDLIAHEDIIRTINKFIKEDRLPHLLFYGPPGTGKTSTILACAKQIYSPAEFSSMVLELNASDDRGIGVVREQILSFASTRTIFKSGFKLIILDEADAMTNDAQNALRRVIEKFTENTRFCLICNYLSKITPAIQSRCTRFRFGPLSNKQILPRLEHVIEKENLNVTKDGKKALMDLAQGDMRKVINVLQCAALAFDVVNEENVYACVGHPLKSDMEKIVNWLLNDDFMPAYKNINELKILKGLALQDILTQVHLFVHRIDDLPDDVKIHLLEKMADIENHLASGTSEKIQLSALISAFQVARDMVP; this is encoded by the exons ATGAAAATGGGTGAGCCTTTAGTGACACACAACTTACCATG GGTTGAAAAATACCGTCCTGAAAAGCTAGACGATTTGATTGCCCATGAAGATATTATACGTACCA taaataagtTCATAAAAGAAGATAGATTACCTCATTTGTTATTTTATGGTCCACCTGGAACTGGTAAAACATCTACAATTCTGGCTTGTGCCAAGCAAATTTATTCTCCTGCTGAATTTTCAAGTATGGTGCTTGAA TTAAATGCATCTGATGATCGTGGTATAGGAGTTGTAAGAGAGCAGATTCTGAGTTTTGCAAGCACTAGAACAATATTCAA gtctggttttaaattgattatattagATGAAGCAGATGCTATGACAAATGATGCACAAAATGCATTAAGGAGag ttattgaaaaGTTTACTGAAAACACCAGATTCTGTTTGATTTGCAATTATCTGTCTAAAATCACACCAGCTATTCAGTCTCGATGCACAAGATTTAGGTTTGGACCTTTGTCAAATAAACAGATTCTTCCTCGATTGGAACATgtcattgaaaaagaaaa TCTCAATGTTACAAAAGATGGCAAAAAGGCCTTAATGGATTTAGCTCAAGGCGATATGAGAAAAGTTATTAATGTTCTTCAG tgtGCTGCCTTAGCTTttgatgtagtgaatgaagaaaaTGTTTATGCATGTGTTGGACATCCTTTGAAATCTGATATGGAGAAGATTGTTAACTGGCTTTTAAACGATGACTTTATGCCTgcttataaaa atattaatgaattaaaaattttaaaaggattggCACTTCAAGACATTTTAACTCAAGTTCATTTATTTGTTCATAGAA TTGATGATTTACCAGATGatgtgaaaattcatttattagaaaaaatggcTGATATAGA aaATCATTTAGCGTCGGGAACTAGTGAAAAGATACAATTAAGTGCATTAATTTCTGCATTCCAAGTTGCTAGAGATATGGTgccatga